From Phragmites australis chromosome 5, lpPhrAust1.1, whole genome shotgun sequence, a single genomic window includes:
- the LOC133919872 gene encoding uncharacterized protein LOC133919872, translating into MEKAGHHLIGAGGGGKRRGPAAAPLGLQKQNSWSPDIERDEAWERRRRGMHPGGSTLRRVRSVTDDDLDELRGCIDLGFRFEPAAGSGCAACGAGRTRLVETLPALDIYYAVHGGSAGGGGAEGCACSCGAASEASSEESPLGSPMSILSPGDTPETVKMRLKQWAQVVALSVLNRR; encoded by the exons ATGGAGAAGGCGGGGCACCATCTTATaggcgccggcggcggagggaAGAGGagggggccggcggcggcgccgttgGGGCTGCAGAAGCAGAACTCGTGGTCGCCGGACATCGAGCGGGACGAGGcgtgggagcggcggcggcgcgggatgCACCCCGGGGGTTCGACGCTGCGGCGCGTACGGAGCGTCACGGACGACGACCTCGACGAGCTCCGCGGGTGCATCGATCTGGGGTTCAGGTTCGAGCCGGCCGCCGGGTCCGGGTGCGCGGCGTGCGGCGCCGGGAGGACCCGCCTCGTGGAGACGCTCCCCGCGCTGGACATCTACTACGCCGTGCACGGCGGCagtgccggcggcggcggagcggaggggtGCGCGTGCTCGTGCGGCGCCGCGTCGGAGGCGTCCTCCGAGGAGTCGCCGCTCGGCAGCCCCATGTCCATACTCTCTCCTG GCGACACGCCGGAGACGGTGAAGATGCGGCTGAAGCAGTGGGCGCAGGTGGTCGCACTCTCCGTGCTCAACCGCCGCTGA